A single window of Huiozyma naganishii CBS 8797 chromosome 10, complete genome DNA harbors:
- the RTS3 gene encoding Rts3p (similar to Saccharomyces cerevisiae RTS3 (YGR161C); ancestral locus Anc_4.59), translating to MQFQETLGHSQQGHLHVQHGHQQRRLSREEIINKMENEQDAIVVKLLREIEQLKQENNKLRTTVNILHKRQARCEAGDSNESAIVLEDECVGAGTAYGVPTPRNSYVLSSYAPTPSHSRQSSFTQGSVGSGSNVFPLEVRAELPVNVQGSSSGKRRGSSNYR from the coding sequence ATGCAATTCCAAGAGACACTCGGCCACTCGCAGCAGGGACACCTGCACGTGCAGCACGGGCACCAGCAGCGCCGGCTGTCCAGGGAGGAGATCATTAACAAGATGGAGAACGAGCAAGATGCGATCGTCGTGAAGCTTTTGCGGGAGATTGAGCAGTTGAAGCAggagaacaacaagctGCGCACGACGGTGAACATCCTACACAAGAGACAGGCGCGGTGCGAGGCAGGCGATAGCAACGAGAGCGCCATCGTGCTCGAGGACGAGTGTGTGGGGGCGGGCACAGCGTACGGCGTGCCCACTCCAAGAAACTCGTACGTCTTGTCCAGTTATGCGCCGACTCCGTCGCACTCGCGGCAGTCGTCCTTCACGCAGGGGTCTGTCGGGAGCGGATCGAATGTGTTCCCACTGGAAGTGCGTGCAGAATTGCCCGTCAATGTCCAGGGATCGTCGTCAGGGAAAAGGCGCGGATCAAGCAACTACCGCTGA
- the TIF4631 gene encoding translation initiation factor eIF4G (similar to Saccharomyces cerevisiae TIF4632 (YGL049C) and TIF4631 (YGR162W); ancestral locus Anc_4.56), translating to MYNNGSTFLKSAPAGNGPVPATGAGAAATGPIPQQPWGAYPNAAYQNFYPQPMMPGMPPVGVGIPAMPMPTPSPTPSASASDVSQEPVESETDEEREEKKQKAEEVKKSFIEQVKARKAALEQKKLEEQRKKQEEEAARLKAEKDARDAAATEEEARLAKLKAEEDARLAEVKAQEDAKLKAEADARAKVEAEAKAEADAKAQAEAKEQEATSSPAETDGAVLTFAERMKLKKKQMATQEAQEGSTTPAADVPETTETAQQEVSADSPTDAQTETPTDATTDTPSPTDAPDEAPKEEEDEDFIPITKFLEILSKAKPLEDPFSFKYPEGFEGPEDKYKKAGVKYTYGPAFLLQFQNSVKVGPDAEWMKATGSRIVIPPGMARGNKSRDSGKFGSRNNSGNDFRSGSMRGDSRAGSKRRSKRDDRRDDRRSNRPRRDRSERGGSQRGDDRRPFDDTPAEPVAPFVPTANRWVPKSRAKKSEETEKKFAPDGVTELFEQPEIERKMKSLLNKLTLEKFDPISAEILTLANLSKWESRCETLTTVIEQIFFKACDEPHWSSMYAQLCGKVVKDLDPEITDESNTDKTGPKLVLHYLVIRCHTEFEKGWTDNLPTNEDGTPLAPELMSDEYYKLAAAKRRGLGLVRFIGHLYRLNLLTGKMMFECFRRLMKDLNNHPSEEVLESVVELLETVGEQFERDSFRAGPATLEGSALLDTLFTLLQQIMETTKISNRIKFKLMDVVELRGRNWRSNKKDQGPMTIAQIHEEEERQRALKQMQQNNSRSGSRRSMRDNSNRNSFRREPSQTFSKDKDNFLTKRSFSQQKQKPQQKEEAAPIPSSASTNMFSALMDNNSDSE from the coding sequence ATGTATAACAACGggtccactttcttgaagtctGCTCCAGCAGGGAACGGGCCCGTCCCCGCCACTGGTGCAGGTGCCGCAGCAACCGGGCCAATCCCGCAGCAACCGTGGGGGGCGTACCCGAATGCAGCGTACCAGAACTTCTACCCACAACCAATGATGCCAGGGATGCCCCCCGTCGGGGTCGGTATCCCCGCCATGCCAATGCCCACCCCGTCGCCTACCCCATCTGCTTCTGCGTCTGATGTGTCGCAGGAACCCGTGGAGAGTGAGACTGACGAGGAGagggaggagaagaaacagaaggCAGAGGAGGTCAAGAAAAGTTTCATCGAACAAGTGAAGGCTAGAAAGGCCGCGTTGGAGCAGAAGAAACTAGAGgaacagaggaagaaacaggaggaggaggctGCGAGGTTGAAGGCGGAGAAGGACGCTAGGGACGCCGCTGCTACAGAGGAGGAAGCCAGACTCGCGAAATTGAAGGCCGAAGAGGACGCCAGACTTGCTGAAGTGAAGGCTCAAGAGGATGCCAAGTTAAAGGCCGAGGCCGATGCGAGGGCTAAAGTCGAGGCTGAGGCTAAGGCTGAAGCTGATGCTAAGGCCCAGGCTGAGGCCAAGGAACAAGAGGCAACCTCTTCTCCAGCGGAGACAGACGGTGCTGTGTTGACCTTTGCAGAACGtatgaagttgaaaaagaagcaaatGGCGACTCAGGAGGCTCAAGAGGGTTCTACTACTCCAGCGGCCGACGTCCCAGAGACCACCGAGACAGCACAACAGGAGGTGTCAGCTGATTCTCCAACTGATGCCCAAACTGAAACTCCAACGGACGCTACAACGGATACTCCCTCACCAACAGACGCCCCAGACGAAGCACcaaaggaggaggaggatgaagaCTTCATTCCTATCAccaagtttttggagaTTTTGTCAAAGGCAAAGCCATTGGAGGACCCATTCTCCTTCAAATACCCTGAGGGATTCGAGGGTCCAGAGGACAAGTACAAAAAGGCCGGTGTTAAGTACACGTACGGCCCCGCTTTCCTCCTACAGTTCCAAAACTCTGTTAAAGTCGGCCCAGACGCCGAGTGGATGAAGGCCACAGGGTCTAGAATCGTTATCCCACCCGGTATGGCCAGAGGCAACAAGTCGAGAGATTCGGGCAAGTTCGGCTCCCGTAACAACAGCGGCAACGACTTCAGGTCAGGGTCCATGAGAGGCGACTCCAGAGCCGGGTCCAAGAGAAGATCCAAGAGAGACGACAGAAGAGACGACCGCAGATCCAACAGACCACGGAGAGACCGTTCCGAGAGGGGCGGGTCCCAAAGAGGCGACGACAGAAGACCATTCGATGACACACCCGCAGAACCCGTCGCGCCATTCGTACCAACAGCAAACAGATGGGTGCCAAAATCCAGAGCAAAGAAATCCGAGGAAacggagaagaagtttgcCCCAGACGGTGTCACCGAGTTGTTCGAACAACCGGAAATTGAAAGGAAGATGAAATCCTTGCTGAACAAGCTaactttggaaaaattcGACCCTATCTCTGCAGAAATCTTGACCTTGGCTAATTTATCCAAATGGGAATCCCGCTGTGAGACTTTGACCACCGTTATCGAGcaaatcttcttcaaagcgtgTGACGAACCTCATTGGTCCTCGATGTACGCTCAACTGTGTGGTAAAGTCGTCAAGGACTTGGACCCTGAGATCACTGATGAATCCAACACGGACAAGACCGGTCCAAAACTGGTTTTGCATTACTTGGTGATTAGATGTCACACCGAATTCGAAAAGGGGTGGACCGACAATCTACCCACCAACGAAGACGGCACTCCACTTGCCCCAGAGTTGATGTCCGACGAATACTACAAACTCGCCGCAGCCAAGAGAAGAGGTCTCGGTCTTGTCCGTTTCATCGGTCACTTGTACCGTTTGAACCTGTTGACCGGTAAGATGATGTTCGAATGTTTCCGCAGATTGATGaaggacttgaacaacCATCCATCCGAAGAAGTCCTCGAATCCGTCGTGGAACTATTGGAAACCGTCGGTGAACAATTCGAACGCGACAGCTTCCGTGCTGGGCCTGCCACTTTGGAGGGTTCTGCCCTACTGGACACTTTATTCACCCTTCTACAACAGATCATGGAGACTACCAAGATTTCTAACAGAATAAAATTCAAGTTGATGGATGTCGTCGAATTGagaggaagaaactggcGGAGCAATAAAAAGGACCAAGGTCCAATGACCATCGCACAGATTCatgaggaagaggagagacAGCGtgctttgaaacagatgcAGCAAAATAACTCCAGATCGGGCTCCAGACGTTCGATGAGGGataacagcaacaggaacTCTTTCAGAAGAGAACCTTCGCAAACGTTCAGTAAGGACAAGGACAACTTTCTAACGAAAAGATCCTTCTCtcaacagaaacaaaagCCTCAGCAAAAGGAGGAGGCTGCCCCAATACCTAGCTCTGCATCTACGAATATGTTCAGTGCGTTGATGGACAATAACAGCGACAGCGAGTAA
- the GTR2 gene encoding Gtr2p (similar to Saccharomyces cerevisiae GTR2 (YGR163W); ancestral locus Anc_4.54) gives MESADVDSKAMVLLMGLRRCGKSSICKVVFHNMQPLDTLYLESTSNPSMEHFSTLIDLAVMELPGQLNYFEPSYDSERLFRSVGALVYVIDSQDEYMNAITNLAMIIEYAHKVNPSINIEVLIHKVDGLSEDFKVDAQRDIMQRTGEELLELGLDGVQVSFYLTSIFDHSIYEAFSRIVQKLIPELTYLENMLDNLIQHSKIDKVFLFDINSKIYVSTDSNPVDIQTYEVCAEFVDLTIDLYDLYKNTLDSKGTNDQEQGNVRELKNVSELGNGVLIYLRQMIRGLALVALIRPNGADVESCLTIADYNVDIFKKGLEGVWANSRLKPQEQPNQQIE, from the exons ATGGAGTCCGCAGATGTAGATTCAAAGGCAATGGTTCTGCTGATGGGTCTTAGAAG ATGTGGGAAGTCTTCGATATGTAAAGTGGTGTTTCACAACATGCAGCCGCTGGACACGCTGTACCTAGAGTCGACTTCAAATCCCTCAATGGAACATTTCTCCACTTTGATTGATCTTGCAGTAATGGAGTTGCCTGGTCAATTGAACTATTTTGAACCGAGTTACGATTCAGAAAGACTGTTCAGGAGTGTCGGTGCCCTGGTCTACGTTATTGACTCCCAGGACGAGTATATGAATGCCATAACGAACCTGGCAATGATTATCGAATATGCGCACAAGGTTAATCCGTCGATTAATATAGAAGTATTGATACACAAAGTAGACGGATTGAGTGAGGATTTCAAAGTGGATGCACAGCGTGACATCATGCAGAGAACCGGAGAGGAGTTGTTGGAATTGGGGTTAGATGGCGTGCAGGTATCATTCTATCTTACCTCTATCTTCGACCACTCGATCTATGAAGCATTTTCACGGATCGTTCAGAAATTGATACCGGAACTCACATACTTGGAAAACATGCTGGATAATCTGATTCAACATTCCAAAATAGATAAGGTCTTTCTCTTCGACATTAACTCCAAGATTTATGTCTCTACGGATTCGAATCCCGTCGATATTCAAACATACGAGGTGTGTGCTGAATTTGTGGACTTGACAATTGACCTGTATGACCTTTATAAGAACACGCTCGATTCGAAGGGTACAAATGACCAGGAACAGGGGAACGTTCGCgaattgaaaaatgtcTCTGAACTGGGGAATGGTGTGCTAATTTATCTCCGGCAGATGATTCGTGGGCTGGCATTGGTGGCTCTAATCAGACCCAACGGTGCCGATGTGGAAAGCTGTCTCACTATCGCGGATTATAACGTTGACATATTTAAAAAGGGACTAGAAGGTGTATGGGCCAATTCGAGACTGAAGCCTCAAGAACAACCTAATCAACAGATAGAGTAG
- the BPT1 gene encoding ATP-binding cassette bilirubin transporter BPT1 (similar to Saccharomyces cerevisiae BPT1 (YLL015W); ancestral locus Anc_4.52) produces the protein MNTVAYFGNTTGCPYGFKPYIDNTVNALNPCFLSMVSMGQALFFLAVGAVQLIQLWRSDKAPRNLAAKILVPTVVPKKHLLHLSSISLQFVLLMCQLILVSSVQSTPSVLKYNIISNLTFVLIISLPTQYLQYFKSICSIGNQLFYYLFQIILLGFEVLQKYSHYPDEAYNLTHGTLSSVLEAALLLNAFNIFLYDVYLFEPAEQIKAYYKEKSWFPTVHVFANLTFTWMNELIMETYHNNKLRDPNNLPLPPVDLDIASICKEVEKNWEVQKWENKFSLFTALWRTFALSIVFAFTFETLKDLLTILEPQFLRLFIIRFNPNVVSTYPILHGVFIALALFLTNVISTLLGNQFYITIFQVGLGIRGSLSTMIYRKSLKLSHSAKEEFSTGDILNYISVDVLKIQRFFENSQSIIGAPIQMVIVLISLYLLLGKATVGGLIPMFIMMPINAMLSRKVKGLFKTKMQYNDARIKTTSEMLNSMKSIKLYAWEKPMLKRLSYIRNDLELANLKKIGIATNLIYFAWNCVPLVVTCSTFAIYSLITDNPLTPELVFPSLSLFNILNDAIYTIPATISQIIETNVSIGRVKKFLLGEELDRSFIEEIADKHDESPFAVEILNATFLWKSKASLQAGDGTDEETSIGSTVVALKDIDFFRAKKNVLTCVVGRVGSGKTTLLKSILGQLPCTSGSQKAIPPKLIIRGESVAYCPQEAWIMNDSIKENILFGHRYDETFYNLTVKACELRPDFKILPDGDNTLVGEKGITLSGGQKARLSLARAVYSRSDIYLLDDVLSAVDAGVRKSIIHRVLDSDTGLLKNKAIILTTNDISVLEHSDRIYVLQDGRIIEESTYAEAIEDNDVKPFLYKLLKEFRAKFGSLELQSSTSSEIKSSASFIKGAEFQDIEDAIDPVVVEVDSRRASLVTLRPHPFVQKDKGDSANNSNAEATAVGKVKWSVYITYAKACGITGVVLFFLFLILSRLFDLAETFWLKYWSEYNQKYNKNIDVWKFVGIYALIGIASAAFNNLRTIILLVYCTIRGAKKLHDNMAHAIVYSSMQFFETTPIGRILNRFSADIDTVDSTLQMVFMVFFKSIFSYLITVILITISMPLFLVFCLFLMVIYIYYQKLFIVQSRELKRMTSISYSPIMSLVGESLGGLAVIRAYKHFSMFKYLNNERVQFNINCVFDYRSTNRWLSIRLQTIGALMVLITGMLSLSTISSSKPLTAGMVGLLMSYVLQVTTSLMWIVRSSVMIETGIVSVERIMEYCELPSEAEQIVDDYRPASNWPSKGAIQFKNYSTRYRANLDPVLKNISININPGEKVGIVGRTGAGKSTLTLALFRLLEPIEGTIIIDGMDISKIGISDLRSHLAIIPQDAQAFEGTVRSNLDPFNMFSDKELDTAITLSHLKPHLKKLMEESGSELPLNDYLELGIKESGSSLSVGQRQLLCLARALLNRSKILVLDEATASVDVETDKIIQATIRESFSDRTIITIAHRIDTVLDSDRILVLEQGEVKEFNSPASLLADKSTLFYQLCEKAGLT, from the coding sequence ATGAATACAGTTGCATACTTCGGTAATACGACGGGTTGCCCTTATGGGTTCAAACCCTATATAGATAATACCGTCAACGCCTTAAATCCATGCTTTCTGTCGATGGTGTCGATGGGCCAAGCCCTGTTTTTCTTAGCGGTTGGTGCCGTTCAACTTATCCAGTTGTGGCGAAGTGATAAGGCACCTCGAAATTTGGCAGCTAAAATACTAGTGCCAACGGTGGTCCCCAAGAAACACCTGCTTCACTTGTCGTCGATTAGTTTACAGTTTGTTCTTTTAATGTGCCAACTGATCCTTGTAAGCAGTGTACAATCCACGCCGTCTGTTTTGAAGTATAATATCATATCGAACTTGACGTTTGTACTGATAATTTCGCTCCCTACACAGTACTTGCAATATTTTAAAAGCATATGTTCCATTGGGAACCAGTtattttattatttattcCAAATAATATTGCTAGGTTTCGAAGTACTGCAGAAATACTCCCACTATCCAGATGAAGCATATAATCTAACCCATGGTACACTATCATCTGTACTGGAAGCTGCATTACTCCTAAATGCattcaatattttcttaTACGATGTCTACTTGTTCGAACCGGCGGAGCAAATAAAGGCGTATTATAAGGAGAAGAGTTGGTTCCCAACAGTACACGTCTTTGCCAACCTCACTTTCACTTGGATGAATGAATTGATTATGGAGACataccacaacaacaaactgaGAGACCCAAATAACCTTCCACTACCCCCCGTCGACCTGGATATTGCCAGTATTTGTAAAGAGGTGGAGAAAAACTGGGAGGTACAAAAATGGGAAAACAAGTTTTCTCTATTCACCGCCTTGTGGCGGACCTTTGCGTTGAGTATTGTTTTTGCGTTTACCTTTGAAACTTTAAAGGACCTTTTGACTATTCTAGAGCCCCAATTTTTGAGGTTATTCATAATACGCTTTAACCCAAACGTGGTTTCAACTTATCCAATACTTCACGGTGTATTTATTGCACTTGCTCTCTTTTTGACTAATGTGATTTCGACACTTTTAGGCAATCAGTTTTACATCacaatttttcaagtcGGTTTGGGAATTAGAGGTTCTCTTTCTACAATGATTTACAGAAAGAGCCTGAAGCTATCGCATTCAGCAAAGGAGGAGTTTTCAACGGGGGATATTTTGAATTATATCTCGGTTGATGTactcaaaattcaaagattttTCGAAAATTCACAGTCCATCATTGGTGCACCTATCCAGATGGTAATTGTACTAATTTCTTTATATCTATTACTAGGCAAGGCAACGGTAGGTGGTCTCATCCCAATGTTTATCATGATGCCAATTAATGCAATGCTTTCAAGAAAGGTTAAGGGCCTATTTAAAACTAAAATGCAATACAATGACGCAAGAATCAAAACTACAAGTGAAATGCTAAACTCAATGAAATCCATAAAGTTATATGCATGGGAGAAGCCTATGTTGAAAAGATTGAGTTATATTCGTAATGATCTAGAGCTGGCAAacttaaaaaaaattggaattGCGACAAATCTAATTTACTTTGCCTGGAACTGCGTGCCCTTGGTAGTTACCTGTTCTACCTTTGCTATCTACTCTCTCATAACCGATAATCCACTAACTCCGGAGCTAGTATTTCCTTCTTTGTCCCTGTTCAATATACTGAACGACGCCATATACACAATCCCAGCTACAATAAGCCAAATTATTGAGACCAATGTCTCAATAGGAAGAGTGAAAAAATTCCTTTTGGGTGAAGAGCTGGACAGATCATTCATTGAGGAAATAGCTGATAAGCACGATGAGTCTCCATTTGCAGTCGAAATACTCAACGCTACATTTCTTTGGAAATCTAAAGCGAGCCTCCAAGCAGGCGATGGCACCGACGAAGAGACATCTATTGGGTCAACGGTGGTCGCATTGAAAGATATAGATTTCTTTCGggcaaaaaagaatgttTTAACCTGTGTGGTAGGTAGAGTAGGTTCTGGTAAGACGACATTACTGAAGTCAATATTAGGGCAGTTGCCTTGTACAAGCGGTTCACAGAAAGCAATTCCACCTAAACTGATAATTAGAGGTGAATCTGTTGCATACTGTCCTCAAGAAGCCTGGATTATGAATGATTCAATCAAGGAAAATATACTTTTCGGGCATAGATACGATGAAACTTTTTACAATCTGACAGTCAAGGCTTGCGAACTGCGACCCGATTTTAAGATTCTGCCAGATGGCGATAACACGTTGGTAGGGGAAAAAGGTATCACTCTGTCTGGGGGACAAAAGGCAAGATTATCTCTTGCCAGAGCGGTATATTCGCGTTCTGATATTTATTTGCTGGATGATGTATTGTCTGCTGTTGACGCGGGTGTCCGTAAAAGCATTATCCACCGGGTTTTGGATTCGGATACTGGTTTGCTGAAAAATAAAGCAATTATTCTAACGACCAATGACATTTCTGTATTGGAACACTCTGATAGGATATATGTCCTGCAGGATGGGCGCATTATTGAAGAAAGCACATACGCAGAAGCGATTGAAGATAATGATGTGAAACCTTTTCTGTATAAGCTGCTGAAGGAATTTAGAGCGAAATTTGGCAGTTTGGAATTGCAATCGTCGACCTCTTCAGAGATTAAATCTTCTGCATCTTTTATAAAAGGGGCAGAATTCCAAGACATAGAAGATGCTATTGATCCTGTTGTGGTAGAGGTTGACTCAAGAAGAGCATCACTGGTAACACTGAGGCCCCACCCCTTTGTGCAGAAGGACAAAGGGGATAGCGCGAACAATTCAAATGCCGAAGCAACTGCGGTGGGTAAAGTAAAATGGTCTGTTTACATCACCTATGCGAAGGCCTGTGGAATAACGGGCgttgttttgttcttcttattcttgattttgtcaagGCTATTCGACCTAGCAGAAACTTTTTGGTTAAAATATTGGTCCGAATACAACCAGAAATATAACAAAAACATTGATGTTTGGAAGTTTGTCGGTATCTACGCATTAATTGGTATTGCTTCTGCAGCGTTTAACAATTTACGAACGATCATTCTTTTGGTATACTGTACTATTAGAGGAGCTAAGAAACTTCACGACAATATGGCCCACGCTATAGTCTACAGTTCAatgcaattttttgaaactaCACCAATTGGTCGCATCCTTAACAGATTTTCTGCTGATATCGACACTGTCGATTCGACATTGCAAATGGTGTTTATggtttttttcaaatcaatCTTCAGTTATCTGATCACTGTCATATTGATTACTATTTCGATGCCTCTGTTCTTAGttttctgtttgtttttgatGGTTATCTACATTTACTACCAAAAATTATTCATTGTGCAGTCCAGagagttgaaaagaatGACGAGTATCTCTTACTCCCCAATCATGTCTCTCGTAGGTGAGAGTTTGGGCGGGCTGGCCGTTATCAGAGCCTACAAGCACTTTTCTATGTTCAAATATCTGAACAACGAAAGAGTGCAGTTCAACATAAATTGTGTTTTCGACTACAGATCGACGAATAGGTGGTTGTCGATACGTTTACAGACTATTGGTGCACTCATGGTGCTAATTACAGGGATGTTATCTCTGTCTACCATATCCTCGAGCAAGCCGTTAACAGCAGGTATGGTTGGTTTATTGATGAGCTACGTTCTTCAGGTCACCACTTCTTTAATGTGGATTGTGAGATCATCTGTGATGATTGAGACGGGTATTGTTTCTGTTGAGAGAATAATGGAGTATTGTGAGTTACCAAGTGAGGCTGAGCAAATTGTTGACGACTACAGACCTGCAAGCAATTGGCCCTCCAAGGGTGCCATTCAGTTCAAAAACTATTCGACACGGTACAGGGCAAATCTCGATcctgttttgaaaaatatcagcATAAACATCAACCCAGGTGAGAAAGTTGGTATAGTGGGAAGAACAGGTGCAGGAAAATCCACCCTCACGTTAGCTTTGTTTCGTCTGCTGGAGCCAATTGAGGGTACTATAATTATTGATGGTATGGATATATCGAAAATTGGGATATCTGATCTTAGAAGTCATCTGGCTATTATTCCTCAGGATGCACAAGCCTTTGAAGGAACTGTTCGTTCAAACCTGGATCCGTTCAATATGTTTTCTGATAAAGAATTGGACACCGCTATCACCTTGTCCCATTTGAAGCCgcatttgaagaaattaaTGGAAGAGAGTGGAAGTGAGTTGCCGTTAAACGACTACTTAGAACTGGGAATTAAGGAGAGTGGATCCAGTCTATCCGTCGGACAAAGGCAGTTACTGTGCCTGGCTCGCGCCCTTTTGAATAGGTCAAAAATATTGGTGTTAGATGAGGCTACTGCTTCCGTGGACGTCGAAACGGACAAAATTATCCAGGCAACAATCAGGGAATCGTTCAGTGATAGAACAATAATTACTATTGCGCATAGAATTGATACCGTGCTCGACAGTGACAGAATTTTGGTTTTGGAACAAGGTGAGGTTAAAGAATTTAATTCTCCCGCTTCCCTTCTAGCAGATAAATCAACCTTGTTTTACCAACTTTGTGAAAAAGCTGGCCTCACATAA